A window of the Dioscorea cayenensis subsp. rotundata cultivar TDr96_F1 chromosome 14, TDr96_F1_v2_PseudoChromosome.rev07_lg8_w22 25.fasta, whole genome shotgun sequence genome harbors these coding sequences:
- the LOC120275602 gene encoding uncharacterized protein LOC120275602 produces MGLIVNVKELMQDLRENGCGTFLEEVRSFCVAMSVQCLIWKIVYQFEVVRDVEGNWLLITIIIMRRSLLPFDHGMLVRLAQIYSNDFSTSDRLILKEQLCIYIHDVRRNSDFSNCHDLASLAVKMVQFDKHLTFPLVYRLIELALILPVATATVERAFSAMNIIKTDLRNKICYEWLNNMMVCYIEQEMFAKIDEDIILQCFQNMQNRRIQLPPRSSQ; encoded by the exons ATGGGGTTGATTGTAAATGTGAAAGAACTTATGCAAGACTTGAGAGAAAATGGATGTGGTACATTTTTAGAAGAAGTCAGGAGCTTCTGTGTTGCAATGTCAGTTCAGTGCCTAATATGGAAGATAGTATACCAGTTTGAGGTCGTTCGAGACGTGGAGGGCAATTGGTTACTTATTACCATCATTATCATGCGGAGATCTTTATTGCC ATTTGATCATGGTATGCTTGTTCGACTTGCTCAAATTTACTCTAATGATTTCTCCACATCCGATCGTCTTATCTTGAAAGAGCAACTTTgcatatatattcatgatgtGAGAAGAAATTCTGATTTTTCAAATTGTCATGATCTTGCAAGTCTTGCTGTGAAGATGGTTCAATTTGATAAACATTTGACTTTTCCATTGGTTTATCGCCTTATCGAATTGGCATTGATCTTACCGGTGGCAACAGCAACAGTTGAAAGAGCATTCTCAGcaatgaatatcatcaaaacaGATTTGCGAAACAAAATATGCTATGAATGGTTGAACAATATGATGGTTTGCTATATTGAGCAAGAAATGTTTGCTAAAATTGATGAAGACATAATAttgcaatgttttcaaaacatgcaaaatCGAAGGATTCAACTCCCTCCTCGCTCCTCGCAGTAA